The following are encoded in a window of Sutcliffiella horikoshii genomic DNA:
- a CDS encoding PadR family transcriptional regulator produces MENKISTDLIRGHTDTIILNVLRQGDSYGYQIYKTIIELSKNQYELKEATLYTAFRRLEKEGSIASYWGDETQGGRRKYYRITEDGETRYEQYKKEWKFAKEILNYLIEGGIENDEK; encoded by the coding sequence GTGGAAAACAAAATCTCGACTGATTTAATACGGGGTCATACGGATACGATTATTCTGAATGTGCTTCGCCAAGGGGACAGTTATGGTTATCAGATTTATAAGACCATTATTGAATTAAGTAAAAATCAGTATGAACTGAAAGAAGCAACACTTTATACAGCTTTTCGTCGTCTGGAGAAGGAAGGATCTATTGCTTCTTATTGGGGAGACGAAACCCAGGGTGGCCGCCGCAAGTACTACCGGATAACGGAAGACGGTGAGACGCGCTACGAGCAATACAAGAAAGAATGGAAGTTTGCAAAAGAGATACTTAATTACCTGATAGAGGGAGGAATCGAAAATGATGAGAAATAA